From the Wolbachia endosymbiont (group B) of Protocalliphora azurea genome, one window contains:
- the radA gene encoding DNA repair protein RadA, which translates to MKTAYVCQFCGHSTGRWVGRCIACDSWDTVVEEIVLKTETRSTSAPISIKALSDSEIITPDRFLTGIEELDRVFGGGIVQGASILIGGEPGIGKSTLLLRIAANVVQLSSFECLYVSGEESLEQVSLRAKRLKINEPKIKLLSTVSLTDVVATIRKNKSIKFLIIDSIQTMYDSKVTSAPGTVTQVRTCAHELTVLAKQYSVSLLIVGHITKDGQIAGPKTLEHMVDTVLYFEGENSNQYRILRTIKNRFGPANEIGVFEMSEAGLMPVDNPSSLFLTVHDREVVGSAVFAGVEGSRPILMEVQALIARTNMATPRRAVVGWDINRLAMIIAVLSARCKMFLHDKEVYLNIAGGLKIQEPSADLAVAASLISSLVNLPLPTSSIICGEVALSGEIRNVSHADLRLREAQKLGFKKAIMPKNGNYSSHDIEIIKLGHIKELKEIFNHS; encoded by the coding sequence ATGAAAACTGCATACGTATGTCAATTCTGCGGTCATAGCACTGGAAGGTGGGTAGGAAGGTGTATTGCATGTGACAGTTGGGATACGGTTGTCGAAGAAATAGTACTAAAAACAGAAACGAGAAGTACATCTGCACCAATTTCAATAAAAGCGTTATCAGATAGTGAAATTATTACCCCCGATCGTTTTTTAACAGGAATAGAAGAGTTAGATAGAGTTTTTGGTGGAGGTATCGTTCAAGGTGCTAGCATTTTAATTGGTGGTGAACCTGGAATTGGCAAATCTACTCTTTTGCTTAGGATTGCAGCTAATGTTGTACAACTTTCCTCTTTTGAATGTCTTTATGTATCTGGCGAGGAATCTTTAGAGCAAGTGAGCCTCAGAGCAAAGCGTCTTAAGATAAATGAACCTAAAATTAAGCTTTTATCTACAGTATCTTTAACTGATGTAGTAGCAACAATAAGGAAAAATAAAAGTATTAAGTTCTTGATAATTGATTCTATACAAACTATGTATGATAGCAAAGTCACATCAGCACCAGGAACTGTAACTCAAGTCCGTACCTGCGCTCATGAATTGACTGTTCTTGCAAAGCAATATAGTGTTTCTCTCTTAATAGTTGGCCATATAACGAAAGATGGACAAATAGCAGGACCTAAAACCCTGGAGCATATGGTAGATACAGTACTATATTTTGAGGGTGAAAATAGTAATCAATATCGCATTTTACGCACTATTAAAAATAGATTTGGCCCTGCAAATGAAATTGGTGTTTTTGAGATGTCTGAAGCAGGACTCATGCCTGTTGATAATCCATCATCATTATTCTTGACCGTACATGATAGAGAAGTAGTTGGCAGCGCCGTATTTGCAGGAGTTGAAGGCTCAAGACCAATCTTAATGGAAGTGCAAGCATTAATAGCAAGGACTAATATGGCAACTCCAAGAAGAGCAGTAGTTGGTTGGGATATTAATAGATTAGCTATGATAATCGCGGTTCTAAGTGCTCGTTGTAAAATGTTTTTGCATGATAAAGAAGTATACCTAAACATTGCGGGAGGACTCAAAATACAGGAACCATCAGCTGATCTTGCTGTTGCTGCTTCTCTTATTTCAAGTTTAGTAAATTTACCGCTACCAACTTCTTCAATAATCTGCGGTGAGGTTGCACTTTCAGGAGAAATTAGAAATGTTTCGCATGCTGATCTCAGACTAAGGGAAGCACAAAAGTTAGGATTTAAAAAAGCGATTATGCCTAAAAATGGCAATTATTCTTCTCATGATATTGAGATAATTAAGCTTGGTCATATAAAAGAGTTAAAAGAGATCTTCAATCACAGTTAA
- a CDS encoding MFS transporter, with protein sequence MYNQQTRVLIATILCRIAIWYDHMLFIDLVNIISREFCYAKDIYYSILQLFGIAGMGAMVRPLGASVFGHIGDRYGRRMALTIAILLISIPSSLVAFIPSYSKIGITSTMLLLTIHLIQGVALGAEQGGSSVYLIEHLPNKKKLGMFFGIISFGRSIGILLSVVAVIICKKTTDFNAWGWRLPFIFSAILGLISAYSIYTLGETPVYEKNREQRNLPNLPIIELTKRYKRALILAILISVPVNVAVGFTIFLRTIAKEIVSVETYVTTYVNEVVLIITSILMPISSIMLGILADKTGRERTAILFIVITMVLCCPMLSIAYYYKSYLIIMLSVMALSIIERGINPIGIVTAELFPTNVRFSGVSLSRNISYALHGGFTPMICTGFTIMFPKIDFAAGLYVIFCLLVSLVAILQIKPQDKKCDW encoded by the coding sequence GTGTACAATCAACAAACAAGAGTATTGATTGCAACAATACTCTGTAGAATCGCAATATGGTATGACCATATGCTCTTTATTGATCTGGTTAATATAATTAGTAGAGAATTTTGTTATGCAAAAGATATCTACTACAGCATATTGCAATTGTTTGGAATTGCAGGAATGGGTGCAATGGTAAGACCACTTGGTGCATCTGTATTTGGTCACATTGGTGATAGGTATGGAAGGAGAATGGCGTTAACGATTGCTATCTTGCTAATATCAATTCCTTCTAGTCTCGTTGCGTTTATTCCAAGTTATAGTAAAATAGGAATAACCTCTACTATGTTGCTTCTTACAATCCATCTGATACAAGGGGTTGCACTTGGCGCTGAGCAAGGAGGTAGCTCTGTTTATCTCATAGAGCATTTACCTAATAAGAAAAAACTAGGAATGTTTTTTGGAATAATAAGTTTTGGTCGCTCTATTGGCATATTGCTCTCTGTGGTTGCAGTGATCATCTGTAAAAAAACCACTGATTTTAACGCTTGGGGTTGGAGGCTGCCGTTTATTTTTTCAGCCATTTTAGGATTAATAAGCGCATATAGTATATATACACTAGGAGAAACTCCAGTGTATGAAAAAAATCGAGAACAAAGAAATTTACCTAATTTACCAATAATAGAGCTTACAAAACGCTATAAAAGAGCCCTGATACTTGCCATTTTAATATCTGTACCTGTTAATGTTGCTGTTGGATTTACCATATTTCTTAGAACAATTGCAAAAGAAATAGTGTCTGTTGAAACTTATGTAACAACGTATGTCAACGAAGTTGTACTCATTATAACCAGTATATTAATGCCGATATCTTCAATAATGCTTGGAATTTTAGCTGATAAAACAGGAAGAGAACGCACTGCAATCTTATTTATAGTGATAACAATGGTATTATGTTGTCCTATGTTATCTATTGCATATTACTATAAAAGCTATCTTATAATCATGTTGAGTGTTATGGCTCTTTCTATAATCGAGAGGGGTATTAATCCTATAGGGATAGTTACTGCTGAGCTTTTTCCTACTAATGTTAGATTTAGTGGTGTGAGTTTATCACGTAACATTTCTTATGCCCTGCATGGTGGATTTACTCCTATGATATGCACTGGGTTTACTATAATGTTTCCTAAAATAGACTTTGCTGCTGGGCTTTATGTAATTTTTTGCTTATTAGTCAGCTTAGTAGCAATATTGCAAATAAAACCACAAGATAAAAAGTGTGATTGGTAA